A window of the Theileria parva strain Muguga chromosome 2, complete sequence, whole genome shotgun sequence genome harbors these coding sequences:
- the ORC4 gene encoding Archaeal ATPase family protein produces the protein MDKMEYDLETYKNLIRSKLYNYTAKLSYLSHDDEWIRDKIQHLSEIIQRAVETCENLIILVRGQPSSGKTYLVRRALSTVLSSKKLINQSTHVIELYAYDHVDDIKCMKELLNRLERVLGSNTGAEKHMLVSNIRARILHALKLLRRSNVYVIIVIDGFEIFTKGNYDCSSTVGSVSRRQGLLYFLSDSMQTKGTAFSIIFVTSDLNCIDRMEKRVKSRFVYEPVYCFSDYDVTDYFDSHGESKKILPNCIVKADKDNISMMIQDSVCGRDRNHISIEACVSILMLKKTEFKIKREKNKNLVHITIRKELKVDRIIFENLTIPQHFILVALSRLHVKGVYPQTLLEIIKDLDDMVAFFPAEKNAIPNTTGLRRVFLELVHMGLVEWVNYSENKIDNVKVQHLVNDPSGSTIPCRFPKYREYMRLELTELIPTYLSQWLLMAEATF, from the exons atggaCAAGATGGAATATGATTTGGAGAcgtataaaaatttaataaggTCGAAATTGTACAATTATACTGCGAAATTATCGTATCTTTCTCACGACGACGAGTGGATCCGGGATAAAATCCAGCACTTGTCAGAAATCATCCAGAGAGCAGTGGAAACAtgtgaaaatttaataattctaGTCCGAGGGCAGCCTTCCTCGGGAAAAACGTACCTGGTCCGAAGAGCTCTGTCCACAGTCCTCTCCTCaaaaaaactaattaacCAGTCCACACACGTCATAGAACTCTATGCCTATGACCACGTGGATGATATTAAGTGCATGAAGGAACTTCTTAACAGGCTTGAGCGAGTTCTGGGATCCAACACGGGGGCTGAGAAACACATGTTAGTGTCTAATATCAGGGCTCGGATCCTGCACGCGCTTAAACTTTTAAGAAGAAGTAACGTCTACGTCATCATAGTAATTGACGGATTTGAGATTTTCACCAAGGGCAACTACGACTGCAGCAGTACTGTGGGCTCAGTGTCCAGGAGACAGGGTCTATTATACTTTTTATCAGACTCCATGCAGACTAAGGGGACCGCATTTTCCATCATCTTTGTCACTTCCGACCTGAACTGTATTGACAGGATGGAGAAGAGAGTTAAGTCTAGATTTGTATATGAACCCGTCTACTGTTTCAGCGACTACGACGTCACAGACTACTTCGACTCACACGGAGAATCCAAGAAGATCCTACCCAACTGCATCGTCAAAGCAGATAAAGACAACATC AGTATGATGATACAAGACAGTGTGTGTGGGAGGGACAGGAATCACATATCAATAGAGGCGTGTGTATCgattttaatgttaaagAAGACAGAATTCAAGATCAAACGCgagaaaaataaaaatctTGTACACATCACAATACGTAAG GAGCTAAAAGTGGACAGAATAATATTTGAGAATTTGACCATTCCGCAGCATTTCATACTGGTGGCACTGTCGAGATTACATGTCAAGGGCGTTTACCCGCAGACCTTACTTGAGATTATCAAGGATTTAGATGACATGGTAGCCTTCTTCCCTGCCGAAAAAAACGCCATTCCAAACACCACC GGTTTGAGGCGTGTGTTTTTGGAGTTGGTGCACATGGGACTGGTTGAGTGGGTTAACTATTCGgagaataaaattgataatgtCAAGGTGCAACATCTGGTCAATGACCCCTCAGGAAGCACAATCCCCTGCAGATTCCCCAAATACCGAGA GTACATGAGATTGGAGTTGACGGAGTTGATTCCGACGTACTTGTCCCAGTGGCTACTAATGGCCGAGGCCACcttttaa